A region from the Chitinophaga sp. Cy-1792 genome encodes:
- a CDS encoding LUD domain-containing protein, whose protein sequence is MSSRDNILKAVKNNQPESTGLPSLAGLSDMPDTLEDYKRVVEGLGAVVAEADDAAAVSALVQKHFPDSKRIVDARSAVQPGWIHEDPHSLEDVDVAIVNGQWAVAENGAVWLTEADMKVRALPFICQFLVLVVSRTRILATMHDAYEKIQGPDTGFGVFIAGPSKTADIEQSLVLGAHGARSLLVVVLP, encoded by the coding sequence ATGAGCAGCAGGGATAATATATTAAAAGCAGTAAAGAACAATCAGCCGGAAAGTACCGGCTTGCCTTCACTGGCAGGGTTGTCTGACATGCCGGATACATTGGAAGATTATAAACGTGTGGTAGAAGGATTAGGTGCGGTCGTTGCGGAAGCGGATGATGCAGCTGCTGTGTCCGCATTGGTGCAAAAACATTTTCCGGATAGTAAACGTATCGTGGATGCGAGGTCAGCAGTACAACCCGGATGGATACACGAAGATCCGCATTCACTGGAAGATGTAGATGTAGCCATTGTAAACGGACAATGGGCAGTAGCGGAAAATGGAGCGGTATGGTTAACCGAAGCAGATATGAAAGTGCGGGCACTGCCGTTTATATGTCAGTTCCTCGTGTTGGTAGTATCACGCACACGCATACTCGCAACCATGCATGATGCCTATGAAAAAATACAAGGGCCTGATACAGGTTTCGGTGTATTCATTGCAGGGCCTTCCAAGACCGCAGATATTGAACAGTCGCTGGTTTTAGGCGCACATGGTGCAAGAAGTCTTTTGGTAGTTGTGCTGCCTTAA
- a CDS encoding nucleoside-diphosphate sugar epimerase/dehydratase translates to MLLRTYRGIVRHTSLADIGHIARMNVFSSVILFTIGYAYTQYGGFNVLPLSICLIYFFISSFGLLSYRLLVKWVFKYTALLKNTDKGRAAIFYTGHTGLMLRKAISDDPGSNIKVVAFLAETAAHAGKSLEGLPIYAAEINQLFRLVKHAKVDVLLIPEDHLDTDRLNELVEACMALSIRVQKVTPVNRWVDGALNNSVQLKDINIEDLLERAEIRIRNPRISQELKGKNILVTGAAGSIGSEIVRQLVKYEPQLIVLCDKAESPLHELELELAEKNAGVQIIPYIGNVCDHTRMQQLFEIYAPVIVYHAAAYKHVPMMEKNPSIAVINNVLGTKIMAELAVEHHAEKFVMVSTDKAVNPTNVMGASKRIAEIFSQSFNNYLNEQYQRPGPVYSTPPTRFITTRFGNVLGSNGSVIPRFKQQLEKGGPLTVTHPEITRYFMTIPEACQLVLEAGSMGQGGEIFVFDMGKPMKIAELARKMIRMTGKEPGRDIQIVYTGLRPGEKLYEELLNNAENTMPTYHEKIMIAQVRIYDFITVNDQVEDLIAAARKHYLMPTVARMKQLVPEFISKNSSFEELDKGTITL, encoded by the coding sequence TTGCTGCTACGTACCTACAGAGGTATCGTACGACATACAAGCCTCGCTGATATCGGGCATATCGCGCGAATGAATGTTTTTAGCAGCGTCATCCTTTTTACTATCGGTTACGCATATACGCAGTACGGGGGATTTAATGTCCTTCCACTGTCTATCTGTCTCATCTATTTTTTCATCAGCTCATTCGGATTATTATCCTACAGATTGCTGGTAAAATGGGTGTTTAAATATACTGCGCTGTTGAAAAATACAGACAAGGGAAGAGCCGCCATTTTTTATACCGGACACACAGGCCTGATGCTGCGTAAAGCCATCAGCGATGATCCCGGCAGCAATATCAAAGTAGTGGCATTTCTTGCTGAAACAGCCGCCCATGCCGGTAAATCACTGGAAGGACTGCCCATATACGCAGCAGAGATCAACCAGCTTTTTCGCCTCGTAAAACATGCGAAGGTAGATGTATTGTTAATCCCCGAAGATCATCTGGATACAGACAGACTGAATGAACTGGTAGAAGCCTGCATGGCACTCAGTATCCGCGTTCAGAAAGTAACACCGGTAAACAGATGGGTGGATGGCGCCTTAAATAATAGTGTACAGTTGAAAGATATTAATATCGAAGATCTGCTGGAACGCGCAGAGATTCGCATCCGAAACCCCCGCATCAGCCAGGAGCTGAAAGGAAAGAATATCCTGGTAACAGGAGCTGCCGGCTCTATCGGCAGCGAAATAGTAAGACAGCTGGTAAAATACGAACCACAGCTGATCGTTCTCTGCGATAAAGCCGAATCGCCATTGCATGAACTGGAGCTGGAACTCGCAGAAAAAAATGCCGGTGTACAAATCATTCCCTACATCGGCAACGTATGCGATCACACCCGTATGCAGCAGCTGTTCGAAATATACGCTCCCGTGATCGTATACCATGCAGCCGCCTACAAACATGTGCCCATGATGGAAAAAAATCCTTCCATCGCCGTTATCAATAATGTGCTGGGTACAAAGATCATGGCCGAACTGGCAGTGGAACACCATGCTGAAAAATTTGTGATGGTATCCACCGATAAGGCAGTGAACCCAACCAATGTAATGGGGGCATCCAAACGTATCGCAGAGATTTTCTCACAATCATTTAATAACTACCTGAACGAACAATATCAGCGCCCTGGGCCCGTATATTCCACTCCTCCTACACGTTTCATCACGACACGTTTTGGTAACGTACTGGGCTCCAATGGCTCTGTTATTCCACGCTTCAAACAGCAACTGGAAAAAGGTGGCCCGCTGACAGTCACCCATCCTGAAATTACCCGGTATTTCATGACCATACCGGAAGCCTGCCAGCTGGTGCTGGAAGCAGGTTCTATGGGACAAGGCGGAGAAATATTCGTGTTCGATATGGGCAAACCAATGAAGATCGCCGAACTCGCCCGGAAAATGATTCGCATGACAGGAAAAGAACCAGGAAGAGATATCCAGATCGTTTATACCGGCCTGCGTCCAGGTGAAAAATTATACGAAGAACTGCTCAATAACGCAGAAAATACCATGCCTACCTATCACGAAAAAATCATGATCGCACAGGTACGTATCTACGATTTTATCACCGTAAATGATCAGGTAGAAGATCTGATAGCCGCTGCACGCAAGCATTATCTAATGCCTACCGTTGCCCGCATGAAACAACTCGTGCCGGAATTTATCAGCAAAAATTCTTCTTTCGAAGAACTGGACAAAGGAACTATCACGTTGTAA
- a CDS encoding polysaccharide biosynthesis/export family protein yields MMLFKKEREIHNGPKRSSLRWLLGMWVVIGMFACKAPKNITYFRDIPDSVRFAEVNQTIYKTPEIQVDDILQVTIQTLDPAATTMLNQQGQSVPGTAPSVTSAPAPAINGYLVDKDGNISLPLIGKLQVKGKSTDAVRDEIQAKAGAYYKDPVVNVRFANFKVTVLGEVARPSSYIMPNEKVSLLDALGMAGDLTIFGKRENVLLIRDNDGKKEFVRFDLNKSNLFTSPYFYLRQGDVVYVEPNKNKVASTDMQQVKRISIMASVLSLLIVVASRINF; encoded by the coding sequence ATGATGTTGTTTAAAAAGGAAAGGGAAATTCACAACGGGCCCAAACGTAGTTCACTACGCTGGCTATTGGGAATGTGGGTAGTAATAGGCATGTTTGCTTGCAAAGCCCCTAAAAACATTACGTATTTCAGAGACATACCTGACTCAGTCAGGTTTGCAGAAGTAAACCAGACAATTTATAAAACACCGGAAATACAGGTAGATGATATTTTACAGGTAACCATCCAGACTTTAGATCCTGCTGCTACCACCATGTTGAACCAGCAGGGACAGTCTGTACCAGGTACGGCACCGTCTGTGACAAGCGCGCCGGCGCCTGCTATCAATGGCTACCTGGTGGATAAGGATGGTAATATCAGCTTGCCACTGATCGGTAAATTACAGGTAAAAGGGAAATCTACTGATGCTGTCAGAGACGAAATTCAGGCCAAAGCCGGCGCTTATTATAAAGACCCGGTAGTAAATGTACGATTTGCCAATTTCAAGGTGACCGTACTCGGCGAAGTAGCCCGCCCATCTTCCTATATCATGCCTAACGAAAAAGTGTCCCTTCTGGACGCACTAGGCATGGCAGGAGACCTTACCATCTTTGGTAAAAGAGAAAATGTGCTGCTGATCCGCGACAACGACGGAAAGAAAGAATTCGTGCGATTCGATCTCAATAAGAGCAATCTGTTCACCTCCCCGTATTTCTATCTGCGCCAGGGAGATGTGGTATATGTAGAGCCTAACAAGAATAAAGTAGCATCTACAGATATGCAACAGGTAAAACGTATTTCTATCATGGCTTCTGTACTGTCACTCCTGATCGTAGTGGCTTCCAGGATCAACTTTTAA
- a CDS encoding tyrosine-protein kinase, whose amino-acid sequence MQENLYQTLNGKYAVNGNGHLKEPESTFDLRKLLDRLARSWYWFLLSVILCGALGWVYLRYATPGYKINAKILVQDQKKGADIPGAEILDQLNLFDNKSSVDNELEIISSRSLMEQVVREQHLYIRYLVDGRMKKTEVYGNVPFAMDWLNLKDSMAVAKYILTPKANDSFNISIDTWQKNAKWGDTIQCAAGLFRIVRNEKFPLEQKDYTLEVSPVDKTVADYQRNLEAAIPNKQVSTIDMALTSSIPQKGELVLNKLIAAYLHASVEDKNRIADSTIAFIDNRLVIVTGELSGVEKNIQRFKEANQLADISEQSKALVNGTGDTRKQIIDNQVRLNVVQSLEQYVKDEKNNKRVVPSAIVVQDPTFISIVEKYNTLQLERERLLLANTENNPAVRTIDGQLAGLRGDLLSNLATFRSSLEMSLDALQKNAGTLDQKIRQVPSTERVFLDFSRQQAIKQELYLYLLKKREESALSKSSNLAIARIVDAAKSDPLPFKPKGLFIYLIAVIFGMGLPAGIFYLGDHLNRRIRSREELTTLTPVPVLAEIGHYTEGTYVAVRKDVRTPLVEQFRALRTNLQFIMANPQEKVILLTSSMSGEGKSFVATNLAAVISLSGKKVLLMEMDLRKPKISDNLGLSNHTGFSTYAIGKSLAESVIKPSGIHENCFLLSSGPIPPNPAELLLMENTGLLFAELRKQFDYIIVDTAPVGLVTDAQLLGRFADATLYIMRQDYTFKEQAKLTKDLLQYQKMPRLNIILNDVKQGTTYGYGYGYGYGADEESKPVITKIKKVFSK is encoded by the coding sequence ATGCAGGAGAATTTGTATCAGACACTAAACGGAAAGTATGCAGTCAATGGAAACGGCCATCTGAAAGAACCTGAAAGTACTTTCGATCTCAGGAAACTTTTAGACCGCCTCGCCCGTTCCTGGTATTGGTTCCTCTTAAGTGTAATCCTATGTGGTGCACTGGGATGGGTATATCTGCGCTATGCTACGCCAGGCTACAAGATTAATGCTAAAATTTTAGTACAGGACCAGAAAAAAGGCGCCGATATTCCGGGAGCTGAAATACTGGACCAGCTGAACCTCTTCGATAACAAGAGCAGTGTCGACAATGAACTTGAAATTATCAGCTCCCGTTCCCTGATGGAACAGGTGGTCAGGGAACAGCATCTTTATATCCGCTATCTGGTTGATGGCCGTATGAAGAAAACAGAGGTCTATGGCAACGTTCCGTTTGCCATGGACTGGCTCAACCTGAAGGATAGCATGGCCGTGGCCAAATACATCCTCACACCGAAAGCTAACGATAGTTTTAATATCAGTATCGATACCTGGCAGAAAAATGCGAAATGGGGCGATACCATTCAATGTGCTGCGGGCTTGTTCCGTATCGTACGAAACGAAAAATTCCCGCTGGAACAAAAGGACTATACACTGGAAGTAAGTCCGGTAGATAAAACCGTAGCCGATTACCAGCGTAACCTGGAAGCTGCCATTCCCAATAAACAGGTGAGCACCATCGATATGGCCCTGACGTCCAGTATCCCGCAAAAAGGGGAACTGGTACTGAATAAGCTGATCGCAGCGTATCTCCATGCCAGTGTGGAAGATAAAAACCGTATCGCCGACAGCACCATCGCCTTCATTGATAACAGGCTGGTGATTGTTACAGGGGAGCTCTCCGGTGTAGAAAAGAATATCCAGCGCTTCAAGGAAGCCAACCAGCTGGCAGACATCTCCGAGCAATCAAAAGCTCTGGTGAATGGTACCGGTGATACCCGTAAACAGATCATCGACAACCAGGTACGACTCAACGTAGTACAGTCACTGGAGCAATATGTAAAAGACGAAAAGAACAATAAGCGTGTCGTGCCTTCTGCCATTGTGGTACAGGACCCTACGTTTATCAGCATAGTAGAAAAATATAACACCCTGCAGCTGGAACGGGAACGCCTGCTCCTGGCCAATACCGAAAACAACCCTGCAGTGCGCACCATCGACGGGCAGCTGGCCGGATTGCGCGGGGATCTCCTCAGTAACCTCGCTACCTTCCGCAGTAGCCTGGAGATGAGTCTGGACGCCCTGCAGAAAAATGCCGGTACCCTGGACCAGAAAATCAGGCAGGTACCTTCTACTGAAAGAGTATTTCTCGATTTCTCCCGCCAGCAGGCTATCAAACAGGAACTCTACCTGTACCTGCTTAAAAAGCGCGAAGAATCGGCGCTTTCCAAGTCATCCAACCTGGCCATCGCCAGGATCGTTGATGCGGCTAAAAGCGATCCTTTGCCCTTTAAACCCAAAGGGTTGTTTATCTACCTGATCGCCGTAATTTTTGGTATGGGATTACCGGCAGGTATTTTCTACCTGGGAGATCATCTCAACAGACGTATCCGCAGCAGGGAAGAGCTAACTACGCTTACACCAGTGCCGGTACTGGCAGAAATAGGACACTATACAGAGGGTACTTATGTGGCCGTGAGAAAAGACGTAAGGACGCCGCTGGTAGAACAGTTCAGGGCCTTAAGGACCAACCTGCAGTTTATCATGGCCAACCCACAGGAAAAGGTGATACTGCTGACCTCCAGTATGAGCGGGGAAGGTAAATCCTTTGTAGCGACCAACCTCGCCGCAGTGATTTCCCTGTCTGGGAAAAAAGTGCTGCTGATGGAAATGGACCTACGCAAACCTAAAATTTCTGACAACTTAGGGCTCTCCAATCATACCGGCTTCAGTACTTATGCCATCGGCAAATCTCTGGCAGAATCAGTGATAAAGCCCTCAGGTATACATGAGAACTGCTTCCTCCTGTCGTCCGGGCCAATACCCCCAAATCCGGCAGAATTGCTCCTGATGGAAAATACAGGACTCCTCTTTGCAGAACTCCGCAAACAGTTCGACTACATTATCGTGGATACCGCACCAGTAGGCCTGGTTACAGATGCCCAGCTGCTCGGCAGGTTTGCAGATGCAACACTATATATCATGCGGCAGGATTACACCTTTAAAGAACAGGCTAAACTGACCAAAGACCTGCTGCAGTACCAGAAAATGCCAAGACTCAACATCATCCTCAATGATGTGAAACAGGGCACTACCTACGGTTACGGCTATGGCTACGGTTATGGGGCAGATGAAGAATCAAAACCAGTAATTACAAAAATTAAGAAAGTATTCAGCAAATAA
- a CDS encoding nucleotide sugar dehydrogenase: MNQDIKIGIIGLGYVGLPLAVEFAKKFKVIGFDINATRVAELTAGNDHTLEVDSELLKSVLTDCTTPTGLYCTNELDRIAPCNYYIITVPTPVDKNNRPDLTPLFKASETVGKVLKKGDVVVYESTVYPGVTEDECVPVLERISGLTFNKDFFAGYSPERINPGDKEHTVSKILKVTSGSTPAVAESVDQLYRNVITAGTHKATSIKVAEAAKVIENAQRDINIAFVNELAKIFNRLGIDTDDVLQAAGTKWNFLKFKPGLVGGHCIGVDPYYLAQKAQEAGYHPEIILAGRRLNDGMGAYIAQEVIKLMVKKDIPVKGAKILVLGVTFKENCPDVRNTKVVDILNELKDYGTAITVYDPWATPGEVAHEYGWTSHQELNTVCDYDAVILAVAHNEFRELNINKLCKNRAVVYDVKGVLPKELADARL, encoded by the coding sequence ATGAACCAGGATATCAAAATTGGAATTATCGGTTTAGGCTATGTAGGTTTACCACTGGCCGTGGAATTTGCCAAAAAATTTAAAGTAATAGGTTTCGATATCAATGCCACCAGAGTGGCTGAACTTACCGCCGGAAACGACCATACACTGGAGGTAGACTCGGAATTGCTGAAAAGCGTACTGACAGATTGTACCACGCCTACAGGCCTGTACTGTACAAATGAACTGGACCGCATTGCACCCTGCAATTACTATATCATCACCGTGCCAACACCGGTAGATAAAAACAACCGCCCCGACCTTACCCCGCTCTTCAAAGCCAGCGAAACGGTAGGGAAGGTGCTCAAAAAAGGAGATGTGGTAGTCTACGAGTCTACTGTTTATCCAGGCGTAACGGAAGATGAATGTGTGCCGGTACTGGAACGTATCTCCGGCCTCACCTTCAATAAAGACTTCTTTGCAGGCTATTCTCCTGAACGTATCAACCCGGGCGATAAGGAACATACCGTTTCTAAGATCCTGAAAGTGACTTCAGGTTCTACTCCTGCAGTAGCTGAAAGCGTAGATCAGCTGTATCGCAACGTTATCACCGCAGGTACCCATAAAGCCACCTCCATTAAAGTAGCGGAAGCCGCAAAAGTAATCGAGAATGCACAACGTGATATCAACATCGCCTTCGTGAACGAACTGGCTAAAATCTTCAACAGACTCGGTATCGACACCGATGATGTACTCCAAGCTGCCGGTACTAAATGGAACTTCCTGAAATTCAAACCAGGATTAGTAGGCGGTCACTGCATCGGTGTGGATCCGTACTACCTCGCACAGAAAGCTCAGGAAGCAGGTTATCATCCGGAGATCATCCTCGCCGGCCGCCGCCTCAATGATGGCATGGGCGCCTATATCGCGCAGGAAGTGATCAAACTGATGGTGAAAAAGGATATCCCGGTGAAAGGGGCCAAAATACTGGTACTTGGCGTCACCTTCAAGGAAAACTGTCCGGATGTACGCAATACCAAAGTAGTGGATATCCTCAACGAACTCAAAGACTATGGCACCGCTATCACCGTATACGATCCATGGGCAACGCCTGGTGAAGTGGCACATGAATATGGCTGGACTTCCCACCAGGAACTGAATACCGTTTGTGATTACGATGCCGTGATCCTGGCTGTAGCCCACAACGAATTCAGAGAGCTGAACATCAACAAACTCTGTAAAAACCGTGCAGTGGTATATGACGTAAAAGGTGTACTGCCTAAGGAACTGGCAGACGCCAGGTTGTAA
- a CDS encoding SDR family oxidoreductase, which yields MYENKYHNNSIANNTFLVTGGAGFIGSNLVEYLLKYGASRVRVLDNFSTGNMDNLRPFLDNPAFELIEGDIRNLDDCRKAVAGIEYVSHQAALGSVPRSINDPVTTNDVNITGHLHLLVAARDAGVKRLVYAASSSTYGDHPGLPKEEDHIGKPLSPYAITKFVNELYGDIFSRTYNFHAIGLRYFNVFGPRQNPRGPYAAVIPLFIESALKHDAPFINGDGETSRDFTFVENAVQANIKAMLLPNLRKHEVINIAFGERTTLNQLWESVSAITHIAIPAKYREERAGDVRHSLANIQKANDLIGYKPEFSVQDGLKLAVEWYAANLQRSEV from the coding sequence ATGTACGAAAATAAATACCACAACAATAGTATAGCGAACAACACTTTCCTGGTGACAGGCGGGGCGGGGTTTATCGGCTCCAACCTGGTAGAATATCTCCTGAAATACGGCGCTTCCAGAGTACGCGTTCTGGACAACTTCTCTACCGGTAACATGGATAACCTCCGGCCTTTCCTGGATAATCCTGCATTTGAACTGATAGAAGGTGATATCCGTAACCTCGACGACTGCCGCAAAGCAGTTGCCGGAATCGAATATGTCAGCCACCAGGCAGCGTTAGGCTCTGTTCCGAGATCTATCAACGATCCGGTAACTACCAACGATGTCAATATCACCGGACACCTGCATTTGCTGGTGGCCGCCAGGGATGCAGGTGTTAAGCGATTAGTGTATGCCGCCAGCTCCAGCACCTACGGCGACCATCCCGGACTACCGAAAGAGGAAGACCACATCGGTAAGCCATTATCGCCATACGCGATCACTAAATTTGTTAATGAATTATACGGAGATATCTTCTCCCGTACTTATAACTTTCATGCGATCGGACTGCGATATTTCAATGTATTCGGCCCAAGGCAGAACCCACGCGGGCCTTATGCAGCCGTAATTCCGCTGTTTATCGAATCCGCACTGAAACACGACGCACCGTTTATCAACGGCGACGGGGAAACCAGCCGCGATTTTACATTCGTGGAAAATGCAGTACAGGCCAACATAAAAGCGATGTTGCTACCTAACCTCCGTAAACATGAGGTGATCAACATCGCCTTTGGTGAACGTACTACACTGAATCAGCTCTGGGAAAGCGTATCTGCCATCACACACATCGCCATCCCCGCAAAATACAGAGAAGAGAGAGCCGGAGATGTAAGACATAGCCTGGCAAATATTCAGAAAGCAAACGATCTTATTGGATACAAACCGGAGTTTTCCGTTCAGGATGGCCTGAAACTTGCCGTTGAATGGTATGCTGCCAATTTACAACGCAGCGAAGTGTAA
- a CDS encoding oligosaccharide flippase family protein, which yields MNLTISKLRRKWSDTAVKYRLHAPKKLSGDHKTLIRNFGALSVLQGLNMVLPLITLPYVLRIFGAEKYGVIVLANSLLAYFQSFTDFSFNITATRDVAIHRHSKRTLSLIYSRVLSTKTILVLFSFTLFLPLVIFVPQFADNKLVFLLAFPALAGYALFPEWFFQGVEEMKFITILSACIKIFFTICIFVFIHKPEDFFWYPMFNALGYIGAGLYAQYLLNTRYQLRFRFIGFKRILRVLKANFNIFINQFLPNLYNNSTTFLLGILTGNAAVGVYGAVKSLIEAANTGLSILSRVFFPFLNRNSGAFNKFRKLILVAGMAMCAGICLLSIPIVHIFHLKGTQAVWMLCIMAVSIIFMAMYYCYGTNYFIVKRADKLVMKNTVFASIAGFIMAFPLILLFSGVGAALNLALARGMMGIGLWWKYKTEEK from the coding sequence ATGAATTTAACCATATCGAAGCTACGACGCAAGTGGTCAGACACTGCCGTGAAATACCGGCTGCATGCCCCTAAAAAGCTGTCAGGTGACCATAAAACACTGATACGCAACTTCGGCGCCCTGTCCGTATTACAGGGCCTGAACATGGTGCTGCCACTGATCACATTACCTTATGTTCTCCGCATCTTCGGTGCAGAGAAATATGGGGTCATCGTGCTGGCCAACTCCCTGCTGGCCTACTTCCAGAGCTTTACAGATTTCAGCTTTAATATCACTGCTACAAGAGATGTGGCCATACACCGGCATAGTAAACGCACACTAAGCCTGATATATAGCCGCGTACTCTCTACAAAAACAATCCTGGTACTGTTCTCTTTTACACTGTTCCTGCCACTGGTCATTTTTGTGCCGCAGTTTGCAGACAATAAACTGGTGTTCCTGCTTGCCTTCCCGGCACTCGCAGGCTACGCCCTGTTCCCGGAGTGGTTCTTCCAGGGAGTGGAAGAGATGAAGTTTATCACCATCCTCTCCGCTTGTATCAAGATATTTTTTACCATCTGCATTTTCGTGTTTATTCATAAACCGGAAGATTTCTTCTGGTACCCTATGTTTAACGCACTGGGGTATATCGGTGCCGGACTGTATGCACAGTACCTCCTGAATACCCGCTACCAGCTCAGGTTTCGCTTTATAGGTTTCAAAAGGATTCTTCGCGTGCTGAAAGCTAATTTCAACATCTTTATCAACCAATTTCTGCCCAATCTATATAATAATTCTACCACATTCCTGCTGGGGATCCTCACAGGAAATGCTGCGGTAGGCGTGTATGGCGCAGTGAAGAGTCTGATCGAAGCTGCCAATACAGGACTGAGCATACTGTCGAGAGTGTTCTTTCCGTTTCTCAACCGCAACAGCGGTGCTTTTAACAAATTCAGGAAACTGATTCTGGTTGCTGGTATGGCCATGTGTGCAGGTATCTGTCTGCTCTCCATACCCATTGTTCACATCTTTCACCTGAAAGGAACACAGGCAGTATGGATGCTTTGCATAATGGCTGTTAGCATCATATTCATGGCCATGTACTACTGCTATGGTACAAATTATTTCATCGTCAAAAGAGCCGATAAACTGGTAATGAAGAACACCGTGTTTGCATCTATTGCCGGCTTTATCATGGCCTTTCCGCTCATTCTCCTTTTCTCGGGAGTGGGCGCAGCGCTCAACCTCGCGCTGGCACGTGGAATGATGGGCATAGGATTATGGTGGAAATATAAAACTGAAGAAAAATGA
- a CDS encoding RimK family alpha-L-glutamate ligase, with amino-acid sequence MKLAIHHSKGSFSERWISYCRDNAIPYTLVDCYRNDIIEQLKDCDALLWHWHHGDYKAVRFARQLTYSLEAAGIKVFPDSKTVWHFDDKVGQKYLAEALHMPLVPSFVFYSKEEAMQWATSTDYPKVFKLRGGAGASNVKLVRSASEAGRLINKAFGRGFAARDRFNRFRDALWRFKRDRNRAAFLGLFKGIGRIFLPTVYENMQGREKGYVYFQEFMPDNSYDTRIIVINGKAFAIRRYNREGDFRASGSGLIGFDQKLFDERMVRISFDLADKMQSQSLALDFIYDRQQQPLIVEMSYGFMMPVYDPCTGYWDRQLNWHEGPFNPQQFMVEGLMDQIVQQKPALT; translated from the coding sequence ATGAAACTGGCAATACATCATTCAAAAGGATCATTCAGCGAAAGATGGATCAGCTACTGCAGGGATAACGCTATCCCATATACGCTGGTAGACTGTTATCGCAATGATATTATAGAACAGCTGAAAGACTGTGATGCATTGCTCTGGCACTGGCATCATGGCGACTATAAAGCCGTACGCTTTGCCAGGCAACTGACCTACTCGCTGGAAGCCGCTGGTATCAAGGTTTTCCCTGATAGTAAAACAGTATGGCATTTCGATGATAAGGTAGGACAGAAATACCTGGCAGAGGCCCTCCATATGCCATTGGTACCATCGTTTGTTTTTTATAGTAAAGAAGAAGCAATGCAGTGGGCTACCTCCACTGATTATCCTAAAGTCTTCAAGCTGCGCGGTGGCGCCGGCGCCTCCAATGTGAAACTGGTACGCAGCGCGTCCGAAGCAGGAAGACTGATCAATAAAGCCTTTGGCCGCGGATTTGCAGCACGGGATCGTTTTAATCGCTTTAGAGATGCGTTATGGCGATTTAAACGAGACAGGAACCGTGCTGCGTTCCTCGGTTTGTTCAAAGGGATAGGAAGAATTTTCCTGCCCACTGTATACGAAAATATGCAGGGAAGAGAAAAAGGCTATGTGTATTTCCAGGAATTTATGCCCGATAACAGTTACGACACCCGTATCATAGTCATCAACGGGAAAGCTTTTGCTATCAGGCGTTATAACAGGGAAGGAGATTTTCGTGCATCCGGCAGCGGCCTCATAGGCTTCGACCAGAAACTGTTCGATGAACGGATGGTTCGGATCTCCTTTGACCTGGCCGATAAAATGCAATCGCAGTCGCTGGCACTCGATTTTATATACGACCGGCAGCAACAGCCACTGATAGTGGAAATGAGCTACGGTTTTATGATGCCCGTCTACGACCCATGCACCGGGTACTGGGACAGGCAACTTAACTGGCATGAAGGCCCCTTCAATCCACAACAGTTTATGGTAGAAGGCCTGATGGACCAGATCGTTCAACAAAAACCGGCACTTACATGA